A genome region from Cucumis sativus cultivar 9930 chromosome 4, Cucumber_9930_V3, whole genome shotgun sequence includes the following:
- the LOC101210304 gene encoding alanine--glyoxylate aminotransferase 2 homolog 2, mitochondrial → MQRLIRRRLFSPSNTSLSRLRYFSQPAHNQPSLHNDVPLPSIPPFDYSPPPYNGPSADEILSKRKEFLSPAISHYYRNPLLVVDGKRQYLFDDKGRRYLDAFGGIATVCCGHCHPDVVEAILNQTKRLQHSTVLYLNQSISDFAEALASKLPGDLKVVFFTNSGTEANELAIMMARLYTGCHDIISLRNAYHGNAAGTMGATAQSIWKFNVIQSGVHHALNPDPYRGVFGADGEMYAKDVQNLIEFGTSGHVGAFISEAIQGVGGIVELAPGYLPAVYKSIKKAGGLCIADEVQAGFARTGSSFWGFESQGVVPDIVTLAKGIGNGTPLGAVVTTPEIAKVLTRSSYFNTFGGNPVCTAAGLAVLKVIEKEKLQENAHIVGSHLKDRLTALKDKHHIIGDVRGRGLMLGVELVTDRELKTPAKAETLHVMDQMKELGVLIGKGGYYGNVFRITPPLCFTKQDADFLVDAMDYIMSKM, encoded by the exons ATGCAGCGCCTCATTCGCCGGAGGTTGTTTTCTCCCTCCAACACCTCCCTTTCCCGCCTCCGTTACTTCTCTCAGCCCGCTCATAACCAACCTTCTCTTCACAATGACGTCCCTCTTCCTTCTATTCCCCCCTTCGATTACTCCCCTCCTCCTTACAACGGCCCTTCCGCTGATGAGATCCTCTCCAAGCGCAAGGAGTTCCTCAGCCCTGCAATATCTCACTACTACCGGAATCCT tTGCTTGTGGTAGATGGAAAGAGGCAATACTTGTTCGATGACAAAGGCCGTAGATATCTGGACGCTTTTGGCGGGATTGCGACGGTTTGCTGTGGACACTGTCATCCGGATGTGGTGGAAGCCATTCTCAATCAAACCAAGCGTCTCCAGCATTCCACCGTTCTATATCTGAATCAATCCATCTCTGATTTTGCCGAAGCTCTGGCTTCGAAGTTACCGGGAGATCTTAAG GTGGTCTTCTTCACTAATTCTGGGACGGAAGCCAACGAGCTTGCAATAATGATGGCTAGACTTTACACTGGATGCCACGACATAATATCACTAAGGAATGCTTATCATGGAAATGCAGCTGGGACCATGGGGGCCACTGCACAGAGTATCTGGAAATTCAATGTCATACAG AGTGGAGTTCATCATGCTTTGAACCCAGATCCATACAGAGGTGTCTTTGGTGCAGACGGCGAGATGTATGCAAAAGATGTTCAAAACTTGATTGAATTTGGAACTTCCGGTCATGTTGGTGCTTTTATATCTGAAGCAATACAG GGAGTTGGGGGTATCGTTGAATTAGCCCCTGGTTACTTGCCTGCGGTGTATAAGTCCATAAAGAAAGCAGGAGGCCTCTGTATTGCCGATGAAGTTCAGGCAGGATTCGCTCGTACTGGGAGCTCCTTCTGGGGATTCGAGTCCCAAGGTGTTGTTCCTGACATAGTGACATTGGCAAAG GGCATTGGCAATGGTACTCCTCTCGGTGCTGTGGTGACCACTCCGGAGATAGCAAAGGTTTTGACTCGTAGCAGTTATTTCAATACTTTTGGCGGAAACCCCGTTTGTACTGCTGCTGGACTAGCTGTTTTGAAAGTGATTGAGAAGGAAAAGCTTCAGGAGAACGCCCACATTGTTGGCAGCCACCTGAAAGATAGGCTCACTGCTTTGAAGGACAAACATCATA TTATTGGAGATGTGAGAGGAAGAGGACTGATGCTAGGTGTTGAACTTGTAACTGATCGCGAGCTTAAAACGCCTGCAAAAGCTGAAACATTGCATGTAATGGACCAGATGAAAG AGTTAGGAGTGTTGATTGGGAAAGGTGGATACTATGGAAATGTGTTTAGAATAACTCCTCCCCTCTGCTTCACCAAGCAAGATGCAg ATTTCCTTGTGGATGCAATGGATTACATTATGTCTAAGATGTAA